CTGCTATCTTGCCATGGCTACAACATTTGCCAACATCTCAAACCATATTTTCTGATTGAATTACATGCACACCTCAGGGAGGAGGGGAAAACTACAGCCTATTTGTAACCAATAGTTGTGATTATATCCTTCAGTTTTTCACTGTTCTCTGCCCTTCTGAAACCTCTTGAGGATCCGTGTGCGGATCTGTTTGGTTTTCACACTGTACACAATGGGGTTCATCATGGGAGGCACCAGCAGATAAGCATTGGCAATGAGGATGTAAGCAATGCGGGGAGCATGCTTCCCATATCGATGGATCATGGTGAGGCCAAGCATGGGGATGTAGAAGCTGAGGACCGCACAGAGGTGGGAGATGCACGTGCTGAGTGTCCGAAAGCGTTCCTCCTTGGAGGCAACTCCCAGGACAGTTTTAAGTATCAGGAAGTAGGAGATGACCAGCAGAAGAGAATCCACCCCTGTGGACAACAGCATTACTATCAAGCCATAGACACTGCTGATGCTCCTATCTGAATGAACCACCTTTAAGACATCCTGGTGCAAGCAGAATGAATAGGAAAGCACATTTATCCTTCCGTATTCCAGATGCCTCAGAAGGATGGAACCTGGCAGGACAAGGCAAGCTGCCCGGATTGCAACCCCCACCCCGATCCTGATCACTGTCTTATTGGTCAAAACACTTGTGTACCTCAGAGGGATCTGGATGGCCACCAAGCGATCAAAGGCCATAGAGAGTAGAATACCAGACTCAGCAATGGAGAAAGTATGGATGAAGAACATCTGGATCAAGCAGTCATCAAAATGGATCACACGGTGGTTGACCCACAGGACGCTCAGCATGGTGGGCAAAGTGGCAATGGATAAGCCCAGGTCTGAGAGCGCCAGCATGGAAAGGAAGTAGTACATGGGGGTGTGGAGAGATTGGTCCGTCTTGATGACAAAGAGGATGGTGCAGTTGCCTGTGATGGCCACAAGGTACATGCAGCAGATGGGGAGGGAAATCCAGGAGTGGTGTTTTTCTAGCCCAGGAAAGCCCGTCAGGAGGAAAACTGGGGAGCTGAATTCTGAGTGGTTGCTGAACATGGGGATAGTTCTGGCTTGTTTTGTTCACTGGGAAGAAAAAACACAAGAGGTTATTCAGATGGCCTCAGCATATCTTTGATGAAGCTGCACACCCATCAGGTGTTTGTTTTCATAGCTGCCGGACCTGCAGAAGTTGGTGTCCTGCTCCCAGATGTGTCAAATTTGCCGTAACATGCACCCACTTGGGGAGATTTTCTGGGTTCCGCTCCAACATGTCTGTTGTGAACAGGTTGGGGAGGCTGAGATATATTCTTCTCCACTTACCTCCCTGTTTGACCTCAT
The Candoia aspera isolate rCanAsp1 chromosome 5, rCanAsp1.hap2, whole genome shotgun sequence genome window above contains:
- the LOC134498629 gene encoding olfactory receptor 51G2-like, with the protein product MFSNHSEFSSPVFLLTGFPGLEKHHSWISLPICCMYLVAITGNCTILFVIKTDQSLHTPMYYFLSMLALSDLGLSIATLPTMLSVLWVNHRVIHFDDCLIQMFFIHTFSIAESGILLSMAFDRLVAIQIPLRYTSVLTNKTVIRIGVGVAIRAACLVLPGSILLRHLEYGRINVLSYSFCLHQDVLKVVHSDRSISSVYGLIVMLLSTGVDSLLLVISYFLILKTVLGVASKEERFRTLSTCISHLCAVLSFYIPMLGLTMIHRYGKHAPRIAYILIANAYLLVPPMMNPIVYSVKTKQIRTRILKRFQKGREQ